Below is a window of Moraxella nasibovis DNA.
GGCTTAATAACAAAATATTCATGGGTTTTTTATAAAAATTAGAATTTGACCTGCTAAAATCTTAGCCTAGAAAGGCAAAAAATTTTCGCCCCGCAAGCCTACGCACTCACGCAAGGCATGTTGAATTAACATTCAAACACTCCATCAGCACATCTGCCTGCGCTTGGGCGGCGTGCTGTTTTTGAGCGACCAAACCTGCCCCACGCTCGCCTGCTTGCCTGGCAAGCATGCCATCAAACAGCCAATTCCCCACCGCACAAGCCACATCATTTGCCACGCCATCTGCCTGCACCAACGCCCCCACCGCCGAAAGCTCATCTACGAGCAATTCGCAATTTTTGACAAATCTTCCCATAACGACAGGCTTTGCTAGCATGGCAGGCTCAATGGGATTATGACCGCCCACATCCACAAAAGACCCTGCCACCACCGCCACATCACACACCGCATACCACGCCAACAGCTCGCCCATGCTGTCCGCCAAATACACCTGCGTATCAGGGCAAATCTGCTCGCCATCAGAGCGTCTGTGCATGACAAATCCCATCTGCTGACAAAGCTCTGCCACACGCTCAAAACGCTCTGGGTGGCGTGGCACCAAAATTAAGAGTGGATTTTTCCCACTTTGCAAAAGCTGTCTGTGAGCATCAAGCATCAAACGCTCTTCGCCTTCATGTGTACTGGCAGCCAGCCAAACAGCCCTATCGCCCAACTGCCATGTATGGATTTGAGCCAGTAGCGCTTGGGTTTTTGGCGATGACTGACTGACGCTCGCCCATTTCAAAGAATCCACCACACACAGCTTGGACTCATCCGCCCCAAGGGATATAAACCGCTCTGCCGACCGCCGATCTTGGGCGATGATGGCGGATAAATTTGCCATCATGCTTTGGCTTAATTTGCCAAATTTGGCATAGCCATCGTAGGATTTTTGGGTCAGTCTGGCATTGACCATCACCGATGGGATATGCTGACGATGCAGTTCGTACAAACAGCTCGCCCAAAGCTCAGTTTCAATAAAAATCGCCATCACAGGGCGAATGTGTGTCAAAAATGCCTGAATGATTGGCAAGTTATCCACAGGGACAAAACTATGATTTACCCGACTGCCAAGCTCTTTTTCAAATAAGGCTGG
It encodes the following:
- a CDS encoding 3-deoxy-D-manno-octulosonic acid transferase; protein product: MKPPFYYPIAIRLAMPIYRYMVHKKSHHLPSYEREINERFGKQYLPIPAAQNPTANPVQNPVDNLEISEQDLACHRGLIWCHAVSLGELNTAYPLLKILLNKGFDLWITSTTQTGFNRVPALFEKELGSRVNHSFVPVDNLPIIQAFLTHIRPVMAIFIETELWASCLYELHRQHIPSVMVNARLTQKSYDGYAKFGKLSQSMMANLSAIIAQDRRSAERFISLGADESKLCVVDSLKWASVSQSSPKTQALLAQIHTWQLGDRAVWLAASTHEGEERLMLDAHRQLLQSGKNPLLILVPRHPERFERVAELCQQMGFVMHRRSDGEQICPDTQVYLADSMGELLAWYAVCDVAVVAGSFVDVGGHNPIEPAMLAKPVVMGRFVKNCELLVDELSAVGALVQADGVANDVACAVGNWLFDGMLARQAGERGAGLVAQKQHAAQAQADVLMECLNVNSTCLA